A portion of the Glycine max cultivar Williams 82 chromosome 10, Glycine_max_v4.0, whole genome shotgun sequence genome contains these proteins:
- the LOC100806454 gene encoding two-component response regulator-like APRR7 isoform X1, giving the protein MTRVVQMSVDGDSKELKELNQRLRDGKKIAGGEHGLCEEVKCNGIAEEVKVEQGGTVESSSVQQHIPQPQGAIICWERFLHIRSLKVLLVEIDDSTRHVVTALLRNCSYEVIEAANGLQAWKILEDLTNHIDLVLTEVAMPGLSGIGLLYKIMGHKTRKNIPVVMMSSHDSMGLVFKCLSKGAVDFLVKPIRKNELKNLWQHVWRRCHSSSGSGSESGTQTQKSIKSKSLEKSDNNSGSNDEDDNESIGLNNVDGSDNGSGTQSSWTKRAVEVDSHKPVSQWDQIAECPDSTCAQVVHSNAEMGGNKVVPLAAKDCAEQNEQLGSQHSNAPDVGPSKFSEQINRGQLDLNCENQSSKLRCKGLSLSDAITSTCDSQMHSGEFEALNKKPKSSDIENKGTNNDEELPSLELSLKRLRGVEDADITIQDDRNVLRRSDQSAFSRYNAASNTKKSPTGCVGSNSPYNNSLEVTKKDSSRDIQSHSCGNPPNQNSNGASNNIDMGSTTNNAYAKSAVMSEPAGASTTKCLYQTSAFQPVKNSLVCTSQQVVLNNTEDMSATILAPPKLDRHKDSAALDFHLHCENHNCIADNMKHQLPPDHDAESIKKMATAAPHCGSSNVEEVLVEGNVGNHSINRSVSGSNNGSNGQNGSSTAVNAGGTNTESNNGLTGNSGSGDASGSGSANRVDQNKTSQREVALTKFRQKRKERRERCFHKKVRYQSRKRLAEQRPRFRGQFVRQTSNENASEATTDS; this is encoded by the exons ATGACAAGGGTTGTCCAGATGAGTGTTGATGGCGACAGCAAAGAGCTGAAAGAACTGAATCAGCGCTTACGAGATGGGAAGAAGATTGCTGGTGGGGAGCATGGTTTATGCGAGGAAGTGAAATGTAATGGAATTGCTGAAGAAGTTAAGGTTGAACAGGGGGGGACTGTGGAGTCCTCCTCTGTCCAGCAGCATATACCACAGCCTCAAGGGGCAATAATTTGTTGGGAGAGGTTTTTGCATATTAGATCCCTTAAGGTCTTGCTTGTGGAGATTGATGACTCTACCCGTCATGTTGTCACTGCACTGCTTCGCAATTGTAGTTATGAAG TTATTGAAGCAGCAAACGGATTGCAAGCTTGGAAGATATTGGAGGATTTAACCAATCATATTGATCTTGTTTTAACTGAGGTGGCAATGCCTGGCTTATCAGGCATTGGACTTCTATACAAGATTATGGGCCACAAAACCCGCAAAAATATTCCAGTAGTTA TGATGTCATCTCATGATTCTATGGGTTTAGTCTTTAAGTGTTTGTCAAAGGGTGCTGTTGACTTTCTAGTTAAACCCATACGGAAGAATGAGCTTAAAAACCTGTGGCAGCATGTTTGGAGAAGATGTCACAGT TCTAGTGGGAGTGGCAGTGAAAGTGGCACACAAACCCAGAAGTCTATAAAATCAAAGAGTCTTGAGAAGTCTGATAATAATTCTGGAAGCAATGACGAAGATGATAATGAAAGTATAGGCCTGAATAATGTGGATGGAAGTGACAATGGTAGTGGCACTCAG AGCTCATGGACCAAACGTGCTGTAGAAGTTGATAGTCATAAACCAGTTTCCCAGTGGGATCAAATAGCTGAGTGCCCTGACAGTACCTGTGCTCAAGTTGTTCACTCCAATGCTGAAATGGGTGGGAACAAGGTGGTTCCTCTAGCTGCAAAGGATTGTGCAGAACAGAATGAACAACTTG GTTCTCAACATAGCAATGCACCTGATGTCGGCCCCTCTAAATTCAGTGAGCAAATTAATAGAGGACAACTGGACCTTAATTGTGAAAATCAATCTAGCAAGCTAAGGTGCAAAGGTTTATCACTGTCTGATGCCATTACTAGTACTTGTGATTCTCAGATGCATAGTGGAGAATTTGAAGCCCTAAATAAAAAACCCAAGTCCTCAGATATTGAAAATAAAGGTACTAATAATGATGAAGAATTGCCATCTCTTGAGCTCAGTTTAAAGAGGCTTAGAGGAGTTGAAGATGCTGATATTACAATTCAGGATGACCGGAATGTTTTAAGACGTTCTGATCAGTCTGCTTTCTCAAG GTACAATGCAGCCTCTAACACTAAGAAATCTCCCACTGGATGTGTTGGAAGCAATTCTCCTTATAATAATAGCTTAGAAGTTACAAAGAAAGATTCATCTCGTGATATTCAATCTCATTCTTGCGGCAATCCTCCTAACCAAAACTCAAATGGTGCTAGCAATAACATTGATATGGGTTCCACTACTAATAATGCTTATGCTAAATCTGCAGTTATGAGTGAGCCAGCAGGGGCATCAACAACAAAATGTTTGTACCAAACATCTGCTTTCCAGCCTGTAAAAAACAGCCTTGTTTGTACCTCTCAACAAGTTGTCTTAAATAATACTGAAGATATGTCGGCAACAATTCTGGCACCACCTAAACTAGACAGACATAAAGATTCTGCAGCTCTGGACTTCCATCTCCATTGTGAAAACCATAACTGTATTGCTGACAACATGAAGCATCAGCTGCCACCTGATCATGATGCTGAATCTATAAAGAAAATGGCTACTGCTGCTCCACATTGTGGATCATCAAACGTGGAAGAAGTGCTAGTTGAAGGTAATGTTGGAAACCACAGTATCAATAGAAGTGTTTCAGGCAGCAACAATGGAAGCAATGGACAAAATGGGAGCAGCACAGCAGTTAATGCTGGAGGGACAAACACGGAAAGCAACAATGGACTCACTGGGAATAGTGGCAGTGGTGATGCTAGTGGAAGTGGAAGTGCCAACAGAGTAGATCAAAACAAGACTTCTCAAAGGGAAGTGGCCTTAACTAAATTTCgccaaaagagaaaagagagaagggagaggTGCTTTCATAAAAAG
- the LOC100783113 gene encoding zinc finger CCCH domain-containing protein 21, whose protein sequence is MPPKQQQSKADLAKKQKIVEDKTFGLKNKNKSKNVQKYVQNLKQSVQPRPDAAKVDAKKKKEEDKAKEKELNELFKIAVTQPKVPVGVDPKSILCEFFKVGQCAKGFKCKFSHDLNVQRKGEKIDIYSDKRDEETMEDWDQETLEKVVESKKTEYNQNKPTDIVCKYFLDAVEKKQYGWFWACPNGGKNCHYRHALPPGYVLKSQMKALLEEESEKISIEEEIENQRAKVATTTPMTPELFFEWKKKKIEERDANIAAQQAERAKNDRMSGRELFLSNASLFVDDAEAYDVYQREPESYETEQNGNRNAAEDGPCSSATAASDGEDLDDIDDDDELDMDELDELEASLSKTSIQIKETGAEA, encoded by the exons ATGCCGCCGAAGCAGCAGCAATCGAAAGCTGATTTAGCGAAGAAGCAGAAGATTGTAGAGGACAAAACCTTCGGtctcaagaacaagaacaagagcaAAAATGTTCAGAAGTATGTCCAGAACCTCAAGCAATCCGTGCAGCCCAGGCCCGATGCCGCCAAAGTCGATGCCAag AAAAAGAAGGAGGAAGATAAGGCCAAGGAGAAGGAGCTGAATGAGTTGTTCAAAATCGCTGTTACTCAGCCCAAAGTGCCAGTTG GTGTTGATCCCAAGTCCATATTATGTGAGTTTTTTAAAGTGGGGCAGTGTGCCAAGGGCTTCAAATGCAAGTTCTCGCATGATTTGAATGTTCAGAGGAAAGGGGAGAAGATTGACATTTACAGTGATAAGCGTGACGAGG AAACAATGGAGGATTGGGATCAGGAGACCTTGGAGAAGGTGGTGGAGTCGAAGAAAACCGAGTATAATCAGAATAAACCAACTGACATT GTCTGTAAATACTTTTTGGATGCAGTAGAAAAGAAGCAATATGGTTGGTTTTGGGCCTGCCCCAATGGTGGTAAGAATTGCCATTATAGACATGCTCTTCCACCTGGTTATGTTTTGAAATCTCAAATGAAGGCTTTGTTAGAggaagaaagtgaaaaaatatcaattgaaGAGGAGATTGAAAACcag CGTGCCAAAGTGGCAACTACAACTCCTATGACTCCTGAGTTATTCTTtgaatggaagaagaagaagatagaagagaGAGATGCCAATATAGCTGCACAACAGGCAGAGAGGGCTAAGAATGATCGCATGAG TGGTCGGGAGCTATTTTTGTCAAATGCTAGCTTGTTTGTGGATGATGCAGAAGCATATGACGTGTACCAGAGAGAACCAGAATCTTATGAAACTGAACAGAAT GGGAATAGGAATGCTGCTGAAGATGGCCCCTGCTCCTCAGCAACAGCTGCTTCTGATGGTGAAGATCTTGATGACATAGATGACGATGATGAGTTAGACATGGATGAGTTAGATGAATTGGAAGCAAGCTTATCCAAGACATCAATCCAAATAAAGGAAACAGGAGCTGAAGCTTAA
- the LOC100806454 gene encoding two-component response regulator-like APRR7 isoform X2 has product MTRVVQMSVDGDSKELKELNQRLRDGKKIAGGEHGLCEEVKCNGIAEEVKVEQGGTVESSSVQQHIPQPQGAIICWERFLHIRSLKVLLVEIDDSTRHVVTALLRNCSYEVIEAANGLQAWKILEDLTNHIDLVLTEVAMPGLSGIGLLYKIMGHKTRKNIPVVMMSSHDSMGLVFKCLSKGAVDFLVKPIRKNELKNLWQHVWRRCHSSSGSGSESGTQTQKSIKSKSLEKSDNNSGSNDEDDNESIGLNNVDGSDNGSGTQSSWTKRAVEVDSHKPVSQWDQIAECPDSTCAQVVHSNAEMGGNKVVPLAAKDCAEQNEQLVKTAGSQHSNAPDVGPSKFSEQINRGQLDLNCENQSSKLRCKGLSLSDAITSTCDSQMHSGEFEALNKKPKSSDIENKGTNNDEELPSLELSLKRLRGVEDADITIQDDRNVLRRSDQSAFSRYNAASNTKKSPTGCVGSNSPYNNSLEVTKKDSSRDIQSHSCGNPPNQNSNGASNNIDMGSTTNNAYAKSAVMSEPAGASTTKCLYQTSAFQPVKNSLVCTSQQVVLNNTEDMSATILAPPKLDRHKDSAALDFHLHCENHNCIADNMKHQLPPDHDAESIKKMATAAPHCGSSNVEEVLVEGNVGNHSINRSVSGSNNGSNGQNGSSTAVNAGGTNTESNNGLTGNSGSGDASGSGSANRVDQNKTSQREVALTKFRQKRKERRERCFHKKVRYQSRKRLAEQRPRFRGQFVRQTSNENASEATTDS; this is encoded by the exons ATGACAAGGGTTGTCCAGATGAGTGTTGATGGCGACAGCAAAGAGCTGAAAGAACTGAATCAGCGCTTACGAGATGGGAAGAAGATTGCTGGTGGGGAGCATGGTTTATGCGAGGAAGTGAAATGTAATGGAATTGCTGAAGAAGTTAAGGTTGAACAGGGGGGGACTGTGGAGTCCTCCTCTGTCCAGCAGCATATACCACAGCCTCAAGGGGCAATAATTTGTTGGGAGAGGTTTTTGCATATTAGATCCCTTAAGGTCTTGCTTGTGGAGATTGATGACTCTACCCGTCATGTTGTCACTGCACTGCTTCGCAATTGTAGTTATGAAG TTATTGAAGCAGCAAACGGATTGCAAGCTTGGAAGATATTGGAGGATTTAACCAATCATATTGATCTTGTTTTAACTGAGGTGGCAATGCCTGGCTTATCAGGCATTGGACTTCTATACAAGATTATGGGCCACAAAACCCGCAAAAATATTCCAGTAGTTA TGATGTCATCTCATGATTCTATGGGTTTAGTCTTTAAGTGTTTGTCAAAGGGTGCTGTTGACTTTCTAGTTAAACCCATACGGAAGAATGAGCTTAAAAACCTGTGGCAGCATGTTTGGAGAAGATGTCACAGT TCTAGTGGGAGTGGCAGTGAAAGTGGCACACAAACCCAGAAGTCTATAAAATCAAAGAGTCTTGAGAAGTCTGATAATAATTCTGGAAGCAATGACGAAGATGATAATGAAAGTATAGGCCTGAATAATGTGGATGGAAGTGACAATGGTAGTGGCACTCAG AGCTCATGGACCAAACGTGCTGTAGAAGTTGATAGTCATAAACCAGTTTCCCAGTGGGATCAAATAGCTGAGTGCCCTGACAGTACCTGTGCTCAAGTTGTTCACTCCAATGCTGAAATGGGTGGGAACAAGGTGGTTCCTCTAGCTGCAAAGGATTGTGCAGAACAGAATGAACAACTTG TCAAAACTGCAGGTTCTCAACATAGCAATGCACCTGATGTCGGCCCCTCTAAATTCAGTGAGCAAATTAATAGAGGACAACTGGACCTTAATTGTGAAAATCAATCTAGCAAGCTAAGGTGCAAAGGTTTATCACTGTCTGATGCCATTACTAGTACTTGTGATTCTCAGATGCATAGTGGAGAATTTGAAGCCCTAAATAAAAAACCCAAGTCCTCAGATATTGAAAATAAAGGTACTAATAATGATGAAGAATTGCCATCTCTTGAGCTCAGTTTAAAGAGGCTTAGAGGAGTTGAAGATGCTGATATTACAATTCAGGATGACCGGAATGTTTTAAGACGTTCTGATCAGTCTGCTTTCTCAAG GTACAATGCAGCCTCTAACACTAAGAAATCTCCCACTGGATGTGTTGGAAGCAATTCTCCTTATAATAATAGCTTAGAAGTTACAAAGAAAGATTCATCTCGTGATATTCAATCTCATTCTTGCGGCAATCCTCCTAACCAAAACTCAAATGGTGCTAGCAATAACATTGATATGGGTTCCACTACTAATAATGCTTATGCTAAATCTGCAGTTATGAGTGAGCCAGCAGGGGCATCAACAACAAAATGTTTGTACCAAACATCTGCTTTCCAGCCTGTAAAAAACAGCCTTGTTTGTACCTCTCAACAAGTTGTCTTAAATAATACTGAAGATATGTCGGCAACAATTCTGGCACCACCTAAACTAGACAGACATAAAGATTCTGCAGCTCTGGACTTCCATCTCCATTGTGAAAACCATAACTGTATTGCTGACAACATGAAGCATCAGCTGCCACCTGATCATGATGCTGAATCTATAAAGAAAATGGCTACTGCTGCTCCACATTGTGGATCATCAAACGTGGAAGAAGTGCTAGTTGAAGGTAATGTTGGAAACCACAGTATCAATAGAAGTGTTTCAGGCAGCAACAATGGAAGCAATGGACAAAATGGGAGCAGCACAGCAGTTAATGCTGGAGGGACAAACACGGAAAGCAACAATGGACTCACTGGGAATAGTGGCAGTGGTGATGCTAGTGGAAGTGGAAGTGCCAACAGAGTAGATCAAAACAAGACTTCTCAAAGGGAAGTGGCCTTAACTAAATTTCgccaaaagagaaaagagagaagggagaggTGCTTTCATAAAAAG
- the LOC100806454 gene encoding two-component response regulator-like APRR7 isoform X3 has translation MSVDGDSKELKELNQRLRDGKKIAGGEHGLCEEVKCNGIAEEVKVEQGGTVESSSVQQHIPQPQGAIICWERFLHIRSLKVLLVEIDDSTRHVVTALLRNCSYEVIEAANGLQAWKILEDLTNHIDLVLTEVAMPGLSGIGLLYKIMGHKTRKNIPVVMMSSHDSMGLVFKCLSKGAVDFLVKPIRKNELKNLWQHVWRRCHSSSGSGSESGTQTQKSIKSKSLEKSDNNSGSNDEDDNESIGLNNVDGSDNGSGTQSSWTKRAVEVDSHKPVSQWDQIAECPDSTCAQVVHSNAEMGGNKVVPLAAKDCAEQNEQLVKTAGSQHSNAPDVGPSKFSEQINRGQLDLNCENQSSKLRCKGLSLSDAITSTCDSQMHSGEFEALNKKPKSSDIENKGTNNDEELPSLELSLKRLRGVEDADITIQDDRNVLRRSDQSAFSRYNAASNTKKSPTGCVGSNSPYNNSLEVTKKDSSRDIQSHSCGNPPNQNSNGASNNIDMGSTTNNAYAKSAVMSEPAGASTTKCLYQTSAFQPVKNSLVCTSQQVVLNNTEDMSATILAPPKLDRHKDSAALDFHLHCENHNCIADNMKHQLPPDHDAESIKKMATAAPHCGSSNVEEVLVEGNVGNHSINRSVSGSNNGSNGQNGSSTAVNAGGTNTESNNGLTGNSGSGDASGSGSANRVDQNKTSQREVALTKFRQKRKERRERCFHKKVRYQSRKRLAEQRPRFRGQFVRQTSNENASEATTDS, from the exons ATGAGTGTTGATGGCGACAGCAAAGAGCTGAAAGAACTGAATCAGCGCTTACGAGATGGGAAGAAGATTGCTGGTGGGGAGCATGGTTTATGCGAGGAAGTGAAATGTAATGGAATTGCTGAAGAAGTTAAGGTTGAACAGGGGGGGACTGTGGAGTCCTCCTCTGTCCAGCAGCATATACCACAGCCTCAAGGGGCAATAATTTGTTGGGAGAGGTTTTTGCATATTAGATCCCTTAAGGTCTTGCTTGTGGAGATTGATGACTCTACCCGTCATGTTGTCACTGCACTGCTTCGCAATTGTAGTTATGAAG TTATTGAAGCAGCAAACGGATTGCAAGCTTGGAAGATATTGGAGGATTTAACCAATCATATTGATCTTGTTTTAACTGAGGTGGCAATGCCTGGCTTATCAGGCATTGGACTTCTATACAAGATTATGGGCCACAAAACCCGCAAAAATATTCCAGTAGTTA TGATGTCATCTCATGATTCTATGGGTTTAGTCTTTAAGTGTTTGTCAAAGGGTGCTGTTGACTTTCTAGTTAAACCCATACGGAAGAATGAGCTTAAAAACCTGTGGCAGCATGTTTGGAGAAGATGTCACAGT TCTAGTGGGAGTGGCAGTGAAAGTGGCACACAAACCCAGAAGTCTATAAAATCAAAGAGTCTTGAGAAGTCTGATAATAATTCTGGAAGCAATGACGAAGATGATAATGAAAGTATAGGCCTGAATAATGTGGATGGAAGTGACAATGGTAGTGGCACTCAG AGCTCATGGACCAAACGTGCTGTAGAAGTTGATAGTCATAAACCAGTTTCCCAGTGGGATCAAATAGCTGAGTGCCCTGACAGTACCTGTGCTCAAGTTGTTCACTCCAATGCTGAAATGGGTGGGAACAAGGTGGTTCCTCTAGCTGCAAAGGATTGTGCAGAACAGAATGAACAACTTG TCAAAACTGCAGGTTCTCAACATAGCAATGCACCTGATGTCGGCCCCTCTAAATTCAGTGAGCAAATTAATAGAGGACAACTGGACCTTAATTGTGAAAATCAATCTAGCAAGCTAAGGTGCAAAGGTTTATCACTGTCTGATGCCATTACTAGTACTTGTGATTCTCAGATGCATAGTGGAGAATTTGAAGCCCTAAATAAAAAACCCAAGTCCTCAGATATTGAAAATAAAGGTACTAATAATGATGAAGAATTGCCATCTCTTGAGCTCAGTTTAAAGAGGCTTAGAGGAGTTGAAGATGCTGATATTACAATTCAGGATGACCGGAATGTTTTAAGACGTTCTGATCAGTCTGCTTTCTCAAG GTACAATGCAGCCTCTAACACTAAGAAATCTCCCACTGGATGTGTTGGAAGCAATTCTCCTTATAATAATAGCTTAGAAGTTACAAAGAAAGATTCATCTCGTGATATTCAATCTCATTCTTGCGGCAATCCTCCTAACCAAAACTCAAATGGTGCTAGCAATAACATTGATATGGGTTCCACTACTAATAATGCTTATGCTAAATCTGCAGTTATGAGTGAGCCAGCAGGGGCATCAACAACAAAATGTTTGTACCAAACATCTGCTTTCCAGCCTGTAAAAAACAGCCTTGTTTGTACCTCTCAACAAGTTGTCTTAAATAATACTGAAGATATGTCGGCAACAATTCTGGCACCACCTAAACTAGACAGACATAAAGATTCTGCAGCTCTGGACTTCCATCTCCATTGTGAAAACCATAACTGTATTGCTGACAACATGAAGCATCAGCTGCCACCTGATCATGATGCTGAATCTATAAAGAAAATGGCTACTGCTGCTCCACATTGTGGATCATCAAACGTGGAAGAAGTGCTAGTTGAAGGTAATGTTGGAAACCACAGTATCAATAGAAGTGTTTCAGGCAGCAACAATGGAAGCAATGGACAAAATGGGAGCAGCACAGCAGTTAATGCTGGAGGGACAAACACGGAAAGCAACAATGGACTCACTGGGAATAGTGGCAGTGGTGATGCTAGTGGAAGTGGAAGTGCCAACAGAGTAGATCAAAACAAGACTTCTCAAAGGGAAGTGGCCTTAACTAAATTTCgccaaaagagaaaagagagaagggagaggTGCTTTCATAAAAAG
- the LOC100779881 gene encoding probable adenylate kinase 1, chloroplastic — protein sequence MVAVTRLAKRASTFSPQMRRCLSSSEVKSHAPPHDAASFRPFPRREDLSKRCVQWAFLGCPGVGKGTYASRLSNLLGVPHIATGDLVRDELASSDPLSSQLSEIVKQGQLVSDEIIIRLLSKRLVAGEAKGDLGFILDGFPRTIKQAEILEGVTDIDLVINLKLREDVLLEKCLGRRICNQCGGNFNVASINIKAENGSPEIIMAPLLPPENCMSKLITRSDDTESVVKERLRIYNEMTQPVEEFYRSRGKLLEFNLPGGIPESWPKLLHALNLDDYEDKRSAAA from the exons ATGGTGGCCGTAACCCGCCTCGCGAAGCGCGCGTCAACCTTCTCACCCCAGATGAGGAGGTGCCTGAGCTCCTCCGAAGTCAAATCCCACGCGCCGCCGCACGACGCCGCGTCCTTCCGCCCGTTTCCGCGGCGCGAAGATCTGAGCAAGCGGTGCGTGCAGTGGGCGTTCCTCGGCTGCCCCGGCGTCGGAAAAGGAACGTACGCTAGTCGCCTGTCCAACCTCCTCGGCGTCCCTCACATCGCCACCGGCGATCTCGTTCGCGACGAACTCGCCTCCTCTGACCCCCTTTCTTCCCAg CTATCAGAAATTGTAAAACAAGGTCAATTGGTGTCAGATGAAATTATTATACGTTTATTGTCAAAGAGACTTGTTGCTGGGGAAGCTAAAGGCGATCTGGGATTTATTCTTGATGGTTTTCCTCGAACAATTAAGCAAGCA GAAATATTGGAAGGGGTAACTGACATTGACTTGGTAATCAATCTGAAGCTCCGAGAAGATGTTCTGCTTGAGAAATGCCTTGGTAGGAGAATTTGCAATCAGTGTGGGGGTAATTTTAATGTTGCTTCTATTAACATCAAGGCCGAGAATGGGAGCCCTGAAATTATTATGGCTCCACTTCTTCCTCCTGAGAATTGTATGTCAAAGCTCATTACTCGATCAGATGATACTGAATCAGTGGTCAAAGAAAGGCTTCGAATATACAATGAAATG ACTCAGCCTGTGGAGGAATTTTACCGTTCGAGAGGAAAATTATTGGAGTTTAACCTGCCTGGAGGAATCCCGGAATCTTGGCCTAAGTTGCTACATGCTCTTAATCTTGATGATTACGAGGACAAACGATCTGCTGCAGCATAA
- the LOC100782577 gene encoding DNA topoisomerase 6 subunit A has product MADNKKRRRKDPAGDELPFKNKLKPDSAIMETLKQFSASSSSSSASVSQTLTLQDLSLPFRCREVADLSLSSVQSNIESLILRIAHSILSGHGFSFDVPSRSAANQLYVPELDRIVLKDKSSLRPFANISTVRKSAITARILQLIHQLCLKGIHVTKRDLFYTDVKLFQDQIQSDAVLDDVSCMLGCTRSSLNVVAAEKGVVVGRLIFSDNGDMIDCTKMGMGGKAIPPNIDRVGDMQSDALFILLVEKDAAYMRLAEDRFYNRFPCIIVTAKGQPDVSTRLFLRKMKIELKLPVLALVDSDPYGLKILSVYGCGSKNMSYDSANLTTPDIKWLGVRPSDLDKYKIPEQCRLPMTEQDIKTGKDLLEEDFVKKNPGWVEELTLMVKTKQKAEIQALSTFGFQYLSEVYLPLKLQQKDWL; this is encoded by the exons ATGGCAGACAACAAAAAGCGCCGGCGAAAGGACCCCGCCGGCGACGAGCTCCCCTTCAAAAACAAGCTGAAACCGGACTCCGCAATCATGGAAACCCTAAAGCAGTTCTCCGCctcatcctcctcctcctccgccTCCGTCTCACAAACCCTAACCCTCCAGGACCTCTCCCTCCCCTTCCGCTGCCGCGAGGTGGCGGACCTCTCCCTCTCCTCCGTGCAGTCCAACATCGAGTCCCTCATTCTCCGGATCGCCCACTCCATCCTCTCTGGCCACGGCTTCTCCTTCGACGTCCCCTCCCGCTCCGCCGCCAACCAGCTCTACGTCCCCGAGCTCGACCGCATCGTCCTCAAGGACAAATCCTCTCTTCGCCCCTTCGCGAATATCTCCACCGTGCGGAAGTCCGCCATCACCGCCCGCATTCTGCAGCTCATCCACCAGCTTTGCCTCAAGGGCATCCACGTCACCAAGCGTGACCTCTTCTACACCGACGTCAAACTCTTCCAGGACCAG ATCCAATCTGATGCTGTTCTGGATGATGTGTCCTGCATGCTGGGGTGCACTCGGTCCAGCCTCAATGTTGTGGCTGCAGAGAAAGGGGTGGTGGTTGGGAGGTTGATTTTCAGTGACAATGGGGATATGATTGATTGCACCAAAATGGGGATGGGCGGGAAGGCAATTCCACCGAATATTGATCGAGTTGGGGATATGCAGAGTGATGCTTTGTTCATTCTGTTGGTGGAGAAGGATGCTGCTTATATGAGGTTGGCTGAGGATAGGTTCTATAACCGCTTTCCATGCATAATTGTGACTGCAAAGGGGCAGCCCGATGTTTCCACTAGGCTGTTCTTGAGGAAGATGAAGATAGAGTTAAAGCTGCCGGTGCTGGCTCTAGTTGACAGTGATCCTTATGGGTTGAAGATTCTGTCGGTTTATGGCTGTGGGTCAAAGAACATGTCTTATGACAGTGCCAACTTAACCACCCCTGATATCAAGTGGCTTGGGGTTAGGCCTAGTGATTTGGACAAGTACAAGATACCTGAGCAGTGTAGGTTGCCGATGACCGAGCAGGATATTAAGACTGGCAAGGACTTGCTTGAGGAGGATTTTGTCAAAAAGAACCCTGGTTGGGTGGAGGAATTGACCTTGATGGTCAAAACTAAGCAAAAAGCTGAAATACAGGCTTTGAGCACCTTTGGTTTTCAGTATCTGTCAGAAGTTTATTTGCCCTTGAAGTTGCAGCAGAAGGATTGGCTGTGA